One region of Geovibrio ferrireducens genomic DNA includes:
- a CDS encoding class I SAM-dependent methyltransferase, with translation MEFYRILAKAYDEVFPFSQTTFDFLRLHAAGRVLDVGCATGAYVKRFHGEGFSAEGIEYVPELIKYTENISAGDMRRLPESFSGRFSLVYCIGNTLAHCTDTADAENILGGFARTLQSGGKAVIQILNYARILKNRPLSLPLIETDRVRFVRDYTYAENSIKFTGTLTADRQTSSSSVMLYPLTHTELSTAAAQAGFSSCVHYGDFSGSKFDEAESFMLVSVLGK, from the coding sequence ATGGAGTTCTACCGCATACTCGCAAAAGCTTATGACGAGGTTTTCCCTTTTTCGCAGACCACATTCGACTTCCTCAGGCTGCACGCCGCGGGAAGAGTTCTGGATGTCGGCTGCGCCACCGGAGCCTATGTAAAAAGGTTCCATGGGGAAGGATTCAGCGCAGAAGGCATTGAGTATGTTCCCGAACTCATTAAATACACCGAAAATATATCCGCCGGAGATATGCGCCGCCTGCCGGAAAGCTTCTCCGGCAGATTTTCCCTTGTGTACTGCATAGGCAACACCCTCGCCCACTGCACAGACACTGCGGACGCAGAAAATATCCTCGGCGGATTTGCCCGCACCCTGCAAAGCGGAGGAAAGGCGGTAATCCAGATACTTAACTACGCCCGTATACTGAAAAACCGCCCCCTCAGTCTGCCCCTTATCGAAACTGACAGAGTGCGTTTCGTCAGGGACTACACCTACGCGGAGAACAGCATCAAATTCACAGGGACACTCACCGCAGACAGACAGACATCCTCTTCATCCGTAATGCTTTATCCTCTGACCCATACTGAGCTTTCCACAGCTGCCGCACAGGCGGGCTTTTCATCATGTGTCCACTACGGCGATTTCAGCGGCAGTAAGTTTGACGAAGCTGAAAGCTTCATGCTTGTCAGCGTTCTGGGCAAATAA